One Kineococcus radiotolerans SRS30216 = ATCC BAA-149 DNA window includes the following coding sequences:
- a CDS encoding DUF4177 domain-containing protein, whose translation MTTWEYATVPLIVHATKQILDQWGSDGWELVTVLTGPDGNGLVAYLKRPSGER comes from the coding sequence ATGACCACCTGGGAGTACGCCACCGTCCCGCTGATCGTCCACGCGACGAAGCAGATCCTCGACCAGTGGGGCAGCGACGGCTGGGAGCTCGTCACCGTCCTCACCGGCCCCGACGGCAACGGCCTCGTCGCCTACCTCAAGCGCCCGAGCGGCGAGCGGTGA
- a CDS encoding RidA family protein, translated as MSDAQSPAARLVALGLTLPPVAAPVASYVPALRDGDLVLTSGQLPFVDGRLAVTGKVGTGEGLVDPETAQRLAATCALNAIAAAASVLGSVDDIARVVKVTGFVASDPSFTGQPGVVNGASDLLGEVFGGRHARSAVGVAVLPLDSPVEVEIVVRVRS; from the coding sequence GTGAGCGACGCGCAGAGCCCCGCGGCCCGCCTGGTCGCGCTCGGGCTGACCCTGCCGCCCGTGGCCGCGCCCGTCGCCTCCTACGTGCCCGCGCTGCGCGACGGCGACCTCGTCCTCACCTCCGGCCAGCTGCCGTTCGTCGACGGCCGGCTCGCCGTCACCGGCAAGGTCGGCACGGGCGAGGGCCTCGTCGACCCCGAGACCGCCCAGCGCCTCGCCGCGACGTGCGCGCTCAACGCGATCGCGGCCGCCGCGAGCGTGCTCGGCTCCGTCGACGACATCGCCCGCGTCGTCAAGGTCACCGGCTTCGTGGCCAGCGACCCGTCCTTCACCGGGCAGCCCGGCGTGGTCAACGGCGCCTCCGACCTGCTCGGGGAGGTCTTCGGGGGCCGGCACGCCCGCAGCGCCGTCGGCGTCGCCGTGCTGCCGCTGGACTCCCCCGTCGAGGTCGAGATCGTGGTGCGTGTCCGCTCCTGA
- a CDS encoding Crp/Fnr family transcriptional regulator, with protein sequence MEHGQVEGIPEPVRLGDRPGDVVRRAPLFAALDDDAAGELLETMESVHLGRGEQLFAEGEPGDRVYVVRTGKIKLVRSWPDGRENLLAVLGPGEMFGELSLFDPGPRTSSARAVSEAELIALGHDDMLRWLARRPEVARHLLQALAQRLRRTNVTLADLVFTDVPGRVAKALLDLARRFGRPIADGQLVAHDLTQEELAQLVGASRETVNKALADFASRGWLRLEARAVVLHDVERLARRAR encoded by the coding sequence GTGGAGCACGGGCAGGTCGAGGGCATCCCGGAGCCGGTGCGTCTCGGTGACCGCCCCGGTGACGTCGTCCGCCGGGCTCCGCTGTTCGCCGCCCTGGACGACGACGCCGCCGGCGAGCTGCTGGAGACGATGGAGTCGGTCCACCTCGGCCGGGGCGAGCAGCTGTTCGCCGAGGGTGAACCCGGCGACCGCGTCTACGTGGTCCGCACCGGCAAGATCAAGCTGGTCCGCAGCTGGCCGGACGGGCGGGAGAACCTCCTCGCCGTCCTCGGCCCCGGCGAGATGTTCGGCGAGCTGTCCCTCTTCGACCCCGGGCCCCGGACGAGCTCCGCGCGCGCCGTCTCCGAGGCCGAGCTCATCGCGCTGGGCCACGACGACATGCTGCGCTGGCTGGCCCGGCGCCCCGAGGTCGCCCGCCACCTGCTGCAGGCGCTGGCCCAGCGGCTGCGCCGCACCAACGTGACCCTGGCCGACCTCGTCTTCACCGACGTCCCCGGCCGCGTCGCCAAGGCCCTGCTCGACCTCGCCCGCCGCTTCGGGCGGCCCATCGCCGACGGTCAGCTCGTGGCCCACGACCTCACCCAGGAGGAGCTCGCGCAGCTCGTCGGGGCCTCGCGCGAGACGGTGAACAAGGCCCTGGCCGACTTCGCCTCCCGCGGGTGGCTGCGCCTGGAGGCGCGCGCCGTCGTCCTGCACGACGTCGAGCGCCTGGCGCGCCGGGCCCGCTAG
- a CDS encoding bile acid:sodium symporter family protein, translating to METVRGVSAFVGRWFALIVLAAGAVALAFPPAFAGWSPAVPWLLSVIMLGMGMTMRPADFAIIGRRPWALLLGVAAQYTIMPLLGFGVAHLLGLSAVLTAGMILVGAAPGGTASNVMVYLAKGDTPLSVAMTSVSTLIAPVLTPLLVLALVGESLPVDGWAMFRSILQIVLVPVVLGLLLRLLLPRVVERCLDVLPLLSVLGITAVVLAVVAGSASTLLEVGLVLVLAVVLHNVGGLALGYAVGRATRMPVASRRAISIEVGMQNSGLAAALATVYFAPAAALPAAIFSVWHNVSGSLLATRWSRRPVPVADVSALEAQGADGSRAR from the coding sequence GTGGAGACGGTGCGGGGAGTCAGCGCGTTCGTCGGTCGGTGGTTCGCCCTGATCGTGCTCGCGGCGGGTGCGGTGGCGCTGGCGTTCCCGCCGGCGTTCGCGGGGTGGTCACCGGCCGTCCCGTGGCTGCTGAGCGTGATCATGCTGGGCATGGGGATGACCATGCGCCCCGCGGACTTCGCGATCATCGGCCGGCGCCCCTGGGCGCTGCTGCTCGGCGTCGCGGCGCAGTACACGATCATGCCGCTGCTGGGGTTCGGGGTCGCCCACCTGCTGGGGCTCTCCGCGGTGCTGACGGCCGGGATGATCCTCGTGGGCGCCGCGCCCGGGGGGACCGCCTCCAACGTCATGGTCTACCTGGCCAAGGGCGACACCCCGCTGTCGGTGGCCATGACCTCGGTGTCCACGCTGATCGCCCCCGTCCTCACCCCGCTGCTGGTGCTGGCCCTGGTGGGGGAGTCCCTGCCGGTCGACGGCTGGGCCATGTTCCGCTCCATCCTGCAGATCGTCCTCGTGCCGGTCGTGCTCGGCCTGCTGCTGCGGCTGCTGCTGCCGCGGGTGGTGGAGCGCTGCCTCGACGTCCTGCCCCTGCTCTCCGTGCTCGGCATCACCGCGGTGGTGCTCGCCGTCGTCGCGGGCAGCGCCTCGACGCTGCTGGAGGTCGGCCTCGTCCTCGTCCTGGCCGTCGTCCTGCACAACGTGGGCGGTCTGGCGCTGGGGTACGCGGTGGGCCGCGCGACGCGCATGCCGGTGGCGAGCCGGCGGGCCATCAGCATCGAGGTGGGCATGCAGAACTCCGGGCTGGCCGCCGCGCTGGCCACCGTCTACTTCGCCCCCGCCGCGGCCCTGCCGGCCGCGATCTTCTCCGTGTGGCACAACGTCTCCGGCTCCCTCCTCGCCACCCGCTGGTCGCGCCGGCCCGTCCCGGTCGCCGACGTGAGCGCGCTGGAGGCGCAGGGCGCGGACGGGTCGCGGGCCCGCTGA
- the nth gene encoding endonuclease III, whose amino-acid sequence METELARTRRARRVHRLLAERYPDAHCELDFRDPFELLVATILSAQCTDARVNQVTPALFARYPTATDLAGADRDELEALIRPTGFFRAKADSLLRMSAQLVAEHGGQVPGRQADLVRLAGVGRKTANVVLGDAFGVPGLTVDTHVGRLSRRLGFTTHDDPVKVESDLAGLIQRKDWTMFNHRMIFHGRRTCHSRRPACGACPVARLCPSAGIGETDPVRAAALVKRGPAAALA is encoded by the coding sequence GTGGAGACGGAGCTGGCCCGCACCCGTCGCGCCCGGCGGGTGCACCGACTGCTGGCCGAGCGCTACCCCGACGCCCACTGCGAGCTCGACTTCCGCGACCCGTTCGAGCTGCTGGTCGCGACGATCCTCTCCGCCCAGTGCACCGACGCCCGCGTCAACCAGGTCACCCCGGCGCTGTTCGCCCGCTACCCCACCGCCACCGACCTCGCCGGCGCCGACCGCGACGAGCTGGAGGCGCTGATCCGGCCGACGGGGTTCTTCCGGGCCAAGGCCGACTCCCTGCTGAGGATGTCCGCGCAGCTGGTCGCCGAGCACGGCGGGCAGGTCCCGGGCCGGCAGGCGGACCTCGTGCGGCTGGCCGGGGTGGGCCGCAAGACCGCCAACGTCGTCCTCGGCGACGCGTTCGGGGTGCCGGGGCTGACCGTCGACACCCATGTCGGGCGGCTCTCGCGCCGGCTGGGGTTCACCACCCACGACGACCCGGTGAAGGTGGAGAGCGACCTGGCCGGGCTGATCCAGCGCAAGGACTGGACCATGTTCAACCACCGGATGATCTTCCACGGCCGCCGGACCTGCCACAGCCGGCGCCCGGCCTGCGGGGCCTGCCCGGTGGCGCGGCTGTGCCCCTCGGCGGGGATCGGCGAGACCGACCCGGTCCGGGCCGCGGCGCTGGTCAAGCGGGGTCCCGCGGCGGCGCTGGCGTGA
- a CDS encoding MarP family serine protease — translation MSPSGVLDVLLAVLLLVQLVAGYREGFLVGLAGLLGLVGGAAAGVLALPRVVDDWPPGVQRTLVVVLGTVLLAVLGRLLLSLLGARLRAHVRWRPARLADAVLGAVAGLVATLLVVWVVAGAARTAPLPRVVQAVTGSRVVSAVDGLVPPGAGDLLSTFWAAARANGFPRVFTGLGAEPITTVDPPGPLRETEGLRAARAGVVKVTGVARSCRRGLEGSGFVAGRVGGSARVVTNAHVVAGVTDPLVQPGGEGPQHPATVVAYDPGLDLAVLDVPGLDAAPLPRAAELARGDAALVVGFPLDGPYAVQPGRVREVLRAQGRDVYDTTDVVREVYSVYAQVQPGNSGGPLLTEDGEVAGVVFAKSLDDEETGYALTPRELDRVLAEAGSSTAPVPTGGCTTGE, via the coding sequence GTGAGCCCCTCCGGCGTCCTCGACGTCCTCCTCGCGGTCCTGCTGCTCGTGCAGCTCGTCGCGGGCTACCGCGAGGGGTTCCTCGTCGGCCTCGCCGGGCTCCTCGGCCTCGTCGGCGGGGCGGCCGCCGGGGTCCTCGCGCTGCCCCGGGTCGTGGACGACTGGCCCCCCGGGGTCCAGCGGACCCTCGTCGTGGTCCTGGGGACCGTGCTGCTGGCCGTCCTGGGGCGGTTGCTGCTGAGCCTCCTCGGGGCGCGGCTGCGCGCGCACGTGCGCTGGCGCCCGGCGCGCCTCGCCGACGCCGTCCTCGGGGCCGTCGCGGGGCTGGTGGCGACGCTGCTCGTGGTGTGGGTCGTCGCGGGCGCGGCGCGCACCGCCCCGCTGCCGCGGGTCGTGCAGGCGGTCACCGGCTCCCGGGTCGTGAGCGCGGTCGACGGCCTCGTGCCCCCCGGCGCCGGGGACCTGCTCTCGACGTTCTGGGCCGCGGCCCGGGCCAACGGCTTCCCCCGGGTCTTCACCGGCCTGGGTGCGGAGCCCATCACCACCGTCGACCCGCCCGGCCCGCTGCGCGAGACCGAGGGGCTGCGCGCGGCGCGCGCCGGCGTCGTCAAGGTCACCGGGGTGGCGCGCTCCTGCCGCCGGGGCCTGGAGGGCAGCGGCTTCGTCGCCGGGCGGGTCGGGGGCTCCGCGCGGGTCGTCACCAACGCCCACGTCGTGGCCGGGGTCACCGACCCGCTCGTGCAGCCCGGCGGGGAGGGGCCGCAGCACCCGGCGACGGTCGTGGCCTACGACCCGGGCCTGGACCTGGCCGTGCTCGACGTGCCCGGCCTCGACGCCGCCCCCCTGCCGCGCGCGGCGGAGCTGGCCCGCGGGGACGCGGCCCTCGTGGTGGGCTTCCCCCTGGACGGCCCCTACGCGGTGCAGCCGGGCCGGGTGCGCGAGGTGCTGCGCGCGCAGGGCCGCGACGTCTACGACACGACCGACGTCGTGCGTGAGGTCTACTCCGTGTACGCGCAGGTGCAGCCGGGCAACTCCGGCGGCCCGCTGCTCACCGAGGACGGCGAGGTCGCCGGGGTGGTGTTCGCGAAGTCCCTCGACGACGAGGAGACCGGTTACGCGCTGACCCCGCGGGAGCTTGACCGGGTGCTCGCCGAGGCCGGGAGCAGCACCGCGCCGGTGCCGACCGGGGGCTGCACCACCGGCGAGTGA
- a CDS encoding MBL fold metallo-hydrolase, translating to MSAPDAAAPRRWTGGPVTDRATCVLAPNPGPMTLEGTNTWLLGAPGSPAAVVVDPGEDDPAHRAAIERALAGRVVALVVATHHHHDHVGGLDAFLAGHPAPVARRPGRHHAAGLVLDVLATPGHTADSVSVVLGTGELLTGDTLLGRGSTVLAADGDLGRYLASLRTLLDLVGRASVLLPGHGPARTDVRAALAAQLAHRLDRLEQVRAAVAAGARDVDAVVLAVHGPLEGTLARAAALSVRAQLAHLGLELP from the coding sequence GTGTCCGCTCCTGACGCGGCCGCCCCGCGGCGCTGGACGGGTGGCCCGGTCACCGACCGGGCCACCTGCGTCCTCGCGCCCAACCCCGGGCCGATGACGCTGGAGGGCACCAACACCTGGCTGCTGGGCGCCCCCGGCTCCCCGGCGGCCGTGGTCGTCGACCCTGGCGAGGACGACCCCGCCCACCGCGCCGCGATCGAGCGCGCGCTGGCCGGGCGCGTCGTCGCCCTCGTCGTCGCCACCCACCACCACCACGACCACGTCGGCGGCCTGGACGCGTTCCTCGCCGGACACCCCGCCCCCGTCGCCCGCCGGCCCGGGCGCCACCACGCCGCCGGGCTGGTCCTGGACGTCCTCGCCACCCCCGGGCACACCGCGGACTCCGTCAGCGTCGTGCTGGGCACCGGCGAGCTGCTCACCGGCGACACCCTGCTCGGGCGCGGCAGCACCGTCCTCGCCGCCGACGGCGACCTCGGCCGCTACCTGGCCTCGCTGCGGACCCTGCTCGACCTCGTCGGCCGGGCGAGCGTCCTGCTGCCCGGTCACGGCCCGGCCCGCACCGACGTCCGCGCCGCCCTCGCCGCTCAGCTCGCCCACCGCCTCGACCGGCTGGAGCAGGTGCGCGCCGCCGTCGCCGCCGGGGCGCGCGACGTCGACGCGGTCGTCCTCGCCGTGCACGGCCCGCTGGAGGGGACCCTCGCGCGCGCCGCCGCGCTGTCGGTGCGCGCGCAGCTGGCCCACCTGGGGCTGGAGCTGCCCTAG
- a CDS encoding WhiB family transcriptional regulator has protein sequence MAWTLEWASRGACKATEADELFVQGSAQNRAKQICGGCPVRTECLADALDSRVEFGVWGGMTERERRALLKRRPNVQSWRRLLETARDAHLGSATAEVTGSGAVSALVLEDARAAV, from the coding sequence ATGGCGTGGACGTTGGAGTGGGCGAGCCGGGGAGCCTGCAAGGCCACCGAGGCCGACGAGCTGTTCGTGCAGGGCTCGGCGCAGAACCGCGCCAAGCAGATCTGCGGGGGGTGCCCCGTGCGCACCGAGTGCCTGGCCGACGCGCTGGACAGCCGCGTCGAGTTCGGCGTCTGGGGCGGGATGACCGAGCGGGAACGGCGGGCGCTGCTCAAGCGCCGCCCGAACGTGCAGTCCTGGCGCCGGCTGCTGGAGACCGCGCGCGACGCGCACCTCGGGAGCGCCACCGCCGAGGTCACCGGCTCCGGTGCCGTGTCCGCCCTCGTGCTCGAGGACGCGCGCGCGGCCGTCTGA
- a CDS encoding alpha/beta fold hydrolase — protein sequence MGVPPTDVSAVLVEGPWRHRLVAAHGARFHVAELGEGPLVLLLHDFPQFWWAWRAQVVALAAAGYRAVAMDLRGYGASDKPPRGYDTPTSAADVAAVVRALGERDAVVVGHGIAGRTAWALPSLHPEEVRGIVVVGAAHPLLSRHVLRERLGEASGLATTRTAFARQLPALPERRLVSGDGVERVLRERSGPGWPAPADVERYREAIRVPFVAHSALEYHRWIARSALRADGRRFAAALRGGVEVPVLQVRGELDPTVPAGALEAAGRYARGPHRVVEVPGVGHHVPEEAPERMTTTLTGWLARW from the coding sequence GTGGGCGTTCCCCCGACCGACGTCTCGGCCGTCCTGGTCGAGGGGCCGTGGCGGCACCGGCTGGTCGCCGCCCACGGCGCGCGGTTCCACGTCGCCGAGCTCGGTGAGGGGCCGCTGGTCCTGCTGCTGCACGACTTCCCGCAGTTCTGGTGGGCGTGGCGCGCCCAGGTCGTGGCGCTGGCCGCGGCCGGCTACCGCGCGGTCGCGATGGACCTGCGCGGCTACGGCGCCTCCGACAAGCCCCCCCGCGGCTACGACACCCCCACCTCCGCCGCCGACGTGGCCGCCGTCGTACGCGCCCTCGGGGAGCGCGACGCCGTCGTCGTCGGGCACGGGATCGCCGGCCGCACGGCGTGGGCGCTGCCGTCGCTGCACCCGGAGGAGGTCCGCGGCATCGTCGTCGTGGGCGCGGCGCACCCGCTGCTCTCCCGCCACGTCCTGCGGGAACGGCTCGGGGAGGCCAGCGGGCTGGCCACCACCCGCACCGCCTTCGCCCGCCAGCTGCCCGCCCTGCCCGAGCGCCGGCTGGTGAGCGGGGACGGGGTGGAACGGGTCCTGCGCGAGCGCTCCGGGCCCGGCTGGCCCGCCCCGGCCGACGTGGAGCGCTACCGCGAGGCGATCCGGGTCCCGTTCGTGGCCCACTCGGCGCTGGAGTACCACCGCTGGATCGCGCGCTCGGCCCTGCGCGCCGACGGGCGGCGGTTCGCGGCCGCCCTGCGCGGCGGGGTCGAGGTCCCCGTCCTGCAGGTGCGCGGCGAGCTGGACCCCACCGTCCCGGCCGGGGCGCTGGAGGCGGCCGGGCGCTACGCCCGCGGGCCGCACCGGGTGGTGGAGGTGCCCGGGGTGGGCCACCACGTCCCCGAGGAGGCCCCGGAGCGGATGACGACGACCCTCACGGGGTGGCTCGCCCGCTGGTGA
- a CDS encoding phage holin family protein, whose amino-acid sequence MTTLNDRPVGAPERTIGQLVADATKDMSELVRYEIALAKAEITADVKNGAIGGGLFGVAGLFGFVAFVFLGITVAFALHEGAGWPIWLSFLVVAAAMLVVAGLAAAVGFGRIKQVKPPERTIRTTKDSIAAIKAAATGKPVAKTIAAGPSAGPVAVGPGSHSVKH is encoded by the coding sequence ATGACCACCCTGAACGACCGTCCCGTCGGTGCGCCCGAACGCACGATCGGTCAGCTCGTGGCCGACGCGACCAAGGACATGAGCGAACTCGTCCGCTACGAGATCGCCCTCGCCAAGGCCGAGATCACCGCCGACGTGAAGAACGGCGCCATCGGCGGCGGCCTCTTCGGCGTCGCGGGCCTCTTCGGCTTCGTCGCCTTCGTCTTCCTCGGCATCACCGTCGCCTTCGCCCTGCACGAGGGGGCGGGCTGGCCGATCTGGCTGAGCTTCCTCGTCGTCGCGGCCGCGATGCTCGTCGTCGCCGGCCTCGCCGCGGCCGTCGGCTTCGGCCGCATCAAGCAGGTCAAGCCGCCGGAGCGCACCATCCGCACCACCAAGGACAGCATCGCCGCGATCAAGGCCGCGGCCACCGGCAAGCCCGTCGCCAAGACCATCGCGGCCGGTCCCTCCGCCGGCCCCGTCGCCGTCGGCCCGGGTTCGCACAGCGTCAAGCACTGA
- a CDS encoding penicillin-binding protein: MAPRPTSHPRRPVLRLLAAFAAVSAAGGVLGAGLVVPAVAATGNLTSQGVDIFNELPGDLGDKSLSEASTILWGDGTVMAKVYDQNRSVITFDQIAPVMRDAIVSIEDDRFYQHGAVDLKGIARALVSNAGGGGTQGASTLTQQYVKNVLVQQAVQEGDTQAAAAAVEHEGVDGYARKLREMKLAVGVEKEMSKDDILTGYLNVAYFQNNVYGIEAAAQYYFSRAAIDLTLPESALLAGMVQNPAAYNPVKYPDAAVKRRNVVLDRMLEVGKIDQVTHDQAVATPLDLRRNPSRQGCLAAGTAAYFCTYVVRVVETDPAFGATEEDRRRLLRSGGLTIKTTLDPTVQQITQDSVNRGVNPGQLARAAASVVQPGTGSILAMAQNTTYSPDDDQIGVTTYNYNVSEAMGGTQGFQQGSTFKAFTLATWLKAGKSLDSTVAAPSRGDDPFSAFTSCGQKMRGGRYPYSNSEGGGGGVMSVRQATAKSVNTAYVSMEKQLDLCDIGATAQSLGVYKGRVGENFPTGQTNADLDLYPSLTLGTNLVTPLAVAGAYAAFAAEGNFCRPTAISEVLDTDGKPLAIPSADCKQVLDVNVARNVTEALQGGWTGGTAASVGGKSLLKGRQVASKTGTTNKSLDTWFAAYTPQLASAVWVGHETPKSPIGERINGVRRGRVFGATIAGPIWTGIVGPASDALNLPKATFTPGSNDGLKTTTSDGRTRVPSVVGRSVASATSELQAAGFKVRVAGGTVSSQSVPKGRVASQSARSAAAGATITITRSSGPAPVRTQEPAPEPTQPAAESPAAPQPPAEQPPAPAPAPDAQG; the protein is encoded by the coding sequence ATGGCTCCTCGCCCCACCTCGCACCCGCGGCGCCCCGTCCTCCGGCTGCTCGCCGCGTTCGCAGCCGTCAGCGCCGCCGGCGGGGTCCTCGGCGCCGGGCTGGTCGTCCCGGCCGTTGCCGCCACCGGCAACCTGACGAGCCAGGGCGTGGACATCTTCAACGAGCTGCCCGGCGACCTGGGCGACAAGTCGCTGTCCGAGGCCTCCACGATCCTCTGGGGCGACGGGACGGTGATGGCGAAGGTCTACGACCAGAACCGCAGCGTCATCACCTTCGACCAGATCGCCCCCGTCATGCGCGACGCGATCGTCTCCATCGAGGACGACCGCTTCTACCAGCACGGGGCGGTGGACCTGAAGGGCATCGCGCGCGCCCTGGTGTCCAACGCCGGGGGCGGCGGCACCCAGGGTGCCTCGACGCTGACCCAGCAGTACGTGAAGAACGTGCTGGTCCAGCAGGCCGTGCAGGAGGGCGACACCCAGGCCGCCGCCGCCGCGGTCGAGCACGAGGGCGTCGACGGCTACGCGCGCAAGCTGCGCGAGATGAAGCTCGCGGTGGGCGTGGAGAAGGAGATGTCGAAGGACGACATCCTCACCGGCTACCTCAACGTCGCGTACTTCCAGAACAACGTCTACGGCATCGAGGCCGCGGCGCAGTACTACTTCTCCAGGGCCGCGATCGACCTCACCCTGCCGGAGTCGGCGCTGCTGGCCGGCATGGTGCAGAACCCGGCCGCGTACAACCCGGTGAAGTACCCCGACGCGGCGGTGAAGCGGCGCAACGTCGTGCTGGACCGGATGCTGGAGGTCGGCAAGATCGACCAGGTCACCCACGACCAGGCCGTGGCGACGCCGCTGGACCTGCGCCGCAACCCCAGCCGGCAGGGCTGCCTGGCCGCCGGGACGGCGGCGTACTTCTGCACCTACGTCGTGCGCGTCGTGGAGACCGACCCGGCCTTCGGCGCCACCGAGGAGGACCGCCGGCGGCTGCTGCGCAGCGGCGGGCTGACGATCAAGACCACGCTGGACCCCACCGTCCAGCAGATCACCCAGGACTCGGTGAACAGGGGCGTCAACCCCGGGCAGCTGGCCCGCGCGGCCGCCTCGGTCGTGCAGCCGGGCACGGGCAGCATCCTGGCGATGGCGCAGAACACCACGTACTCCCCCGACGACGACCAGATCGGGGTGACGACCTACAACTACAACGTCAGCGAGGCCATGGGCGGCACCCAGGGCTTCCAGCAGGGGTCGACGTTCAAGGCGTTCACCCTCGCGACGTGGCTGAAGGCCGGCAAGTCCCTGGACTCCACCGTCGCCGCTCCCAGCCGGGGCGACGACCCGTTCAGCGCCTTCACCAGCTGCGGGCAGAAGATGCGCGGCGGCCGGTACCCCTACAGCAACTCCGAGGGCGGCGGCGGGGGCGTGATGAGCGTCCGCCAGGCCACCGCGAAGTCGGTGAACACCGCCTACGTGTCGATGGAGAAGCAGCTGGACCTCTGCGACATCGGCGCCACCGCCCAGTCCCTGGGGGTCTACAAGGGACGGGTGGGGGAGAACTTCCCCACCGGCCAGACCAACGCCGACCTCGACCTCTACCCGTCGCTGACCCTGGGCACGAACCTCGTCACCCCGCTGGCCGTCGCCGGCGCCTACGCCGCGTTCGCCGCCGAGGGCAACTTCTGCCGCCCCACCGCGATCAGCGAGGTCCTCGACACCGACGGCAAGCCGCTGGCCATCCCGTCCGCGGACTGCAAGCAGGTCCTCGACGTCAACGTCGCCCGCAACGTCACCGAGGCCCTGCAGGGCGGCTGGACCGGCGGCACCGCCGCGTCGGTCGGGGGCAAGTCGCTGCTCAAGGGCCGTCAGGTCGCGAGCAAGACGGGGACGACGAACAAGAGCTTGGACACCTGGTTCGCCGCCTACACCCCGCAGCTGGCCTCGGCGGTGTGGGTGGGCCACGAGACCCCGAAGTCGCCCATCGGGGAGCGGATCAACGGCGTCCGGCGCGGTCGCGTCTTCGGCGCCACGATCGCCGGCCCGATCTGGACCGGCATCGTCGGGCCCGCCTCCGACGCCCTGAACCTGCCCAAGGCGACGTTCACCCCGGGCAGCAACGACGGCCTGAAGACCACCACCAGCGACGGCCGCACGAGGGTCCCCAGCGTCGTGGGGCGCAGCGTCGCCTCCGCGACGAGCGAGCTGCAGGCCGCCGGGTTCAAGGTCAGGGTCGCCGGGGGGACGGTGTCCTCGCAGTCCGTCCCCAAGGGCCGGGTCGCCTCCCAGAGCGCCCGCTCCGCCGCGGCCGGCGCAACGATCACCATCACCCGCAGCTCCGGGCCCGCCCCGGTGCGGACGCAGGAACCGGCGCCCGAGCCGACGCAGCCGGCCGCCGAGAGCCCCGCGGCCCCGCAGCCGCCCGCGGAGCAGCCCCCGGCCCCGGCTCCGGCCCCGGACGCCCAGGGCTGA
- a CDS encoding NUDIX hydrolase, with translation MSALPGWLQPLAARLPTVTAADLRWRADRSPDPGTAAAAAAAASRPAAVLVLLAEGPGGPEVLLTERAGTLRQHSGQVAFPGGRSDPGDADAAATALREAEEETGLEPGGVSVLGQLPPLALAHSGHRVTCVVGHWHAPCPVGVVDPSEVARVERVPLAELFAEGAVRRVRGPGGPGAYVGPAFAVRGLLVWGFTAEVLVRVLDLGGLRPPPPATAVAELSLEQALDWAGAGA, from the coding sequence GTGAGCGCGCTCCCGGGGTGGCTGCAGCCGCTGGCCGCGCGGCTGCCGACGGTCACCGCCGCCGACCTGCGCTGGCGCGCGGACCGCTCCCCCGACCCGGGCACCGCAGCCGCCGCCGCGGCCGCCGCGAGCCGTCCTGCCGCCGTCCTCGTGCTGCTCGCCGAGGGCCCCGGCGGTCCCGAGGTGCTGCTCACCGAACGGGCCGGGACGCTGCGCCAGCACTCCGGCCAGGTCGCCTTCCCCGGCGGGCGCAGCGACCCGGGCGACGCCGACGCCGCCGCCACCGCGCTGCGCGAGGCCGAGGAGGAGACCGGGCTGGAACCGGGCGGGGTGAGCGTCCTGGGGCAGCTGCCGCCGCTGGCGCTGGCGCACTCCGGGCACCGGGTGACCTGCGTCGTCGGGCACTGGCACGCGCCCTGCCCCGTCGGGGTCGTGGACCCCTCCGAGGTCGCGCGGGTGGAGCGGGTCCCGCTGGCGGAGCTCTTCGCCGAGGGCGCCGTCCGCCGGGTCCGCGGCCCCGGCGGGCCCGGGGCCTACGTCGGGCCGGCGTTCGCCGTGCGCGGGCTGCTGGTGTGGGGCTTCACCGCGGAGGTCCTGGTGCGGGTCCTGGACCTCGGCGGGCTGCGGCCGCCCCCGCCCGCGACGGCCGTCGCGGAGCTGTCCCTGGAGCAGGCCCTGGACTGGGCAGGGGCCGGCGCGTGA